The nucleotide window CGGACGGCGGCACGAGGCCGCGATCCGAGTAGAACCGGACGGCCTTGACCGTCAGCCCGGTCCGGTGGGCGAGTTCGCCGATCGAATACTGCATGTCACAAGCCTGGCAGCTCCCCTCGGGGGAGGCGCAAGACCTGCGAGTTCGCTCGATCGTGTCGATCATGCGTTCGACTTTTCGCGATAGAATCGAACGCATGAGCGAACAGGTCAGGTCTCTTCCCGGATCCGGGTCACCAGCTGCGTCGGGTTCACGAACCGCAGCGCAACGAGAAGGAGCACGAGCATGGAAGCGGTGTAGATGGTCGCCATGGCGTCCACCGACTGGTTCGCGCGGATGCCCGCGGCGAACACGGAGTTGTAGAGCGCCACCACGAGGGTCGTCGAGTCCGGGCCGGCGGTGAGGAACGTCAGCTCGAACATGCCGACCGTGCGCACCAGCACCAGGATCGAGGCGGCCAGGATGCCCGGCAGCAGCAGCGGACCGAGGATGCGGGTGAACACCGAGACGGTCCGCGCGCCGGACATGCGGGCCGCGGCCTCGATCTTCGGGTCGATCTGCTCGATGAACGGCGTCATCGTAAGCACGACGAACGGCACCGAGGGCACGAGGTTGGCCAGGATGACGCCGGTGATCGTGCCGGCCAGGTGGAACTTGTACAGCACGGTGGCCAGCGGGATGCCGTAGGTGATGGGAGGGATCAGGATCGGCAGCACGAACAGCAGCATCACCAGGCGCTTGCCGGGGAACGAGCGGCGGGCCAGCGCGTAGGCGGCCGGGACGCCGACAGCCACCGACACGGCGATCACCACCAGTGCGACGACCGCCGTCGTGAGGAGGACGTCCGAAAGGCCGAACTCGCGCCAGGCGTCGGCGTACCAGTGGGTGGTGAAGCCGTCCGGGAGCCAGGTGCCGAACCACTGGGTACCGAACGAGTCGACGACCACCGAGAGCACCACGCCCGCGAGGTTGACGAAGAAGAACACCACGACGGCCCAGACGACCCAACGTCCGGGACGCGCGACCCAACCGGTCATCCCTTGCCTCCGGTCGCTCCGCGGTACAGCGTGCCGCGCCACGCCATGACCAGGCCGATCACGATCAGCATGACCACCGCCATGAGCATCGCGACGGCCGAACCCATCGAGTAGTCGTACTCCTCGAACGCGGCGTGGTAGGCGGCGATCGAGATGACGCGGGTCTCGTTCGCCGGGTCGCCGACGAGTTGCGCGCTCGGGAAGACCGAGAACGCCATCACGAACGAAAGGCAGAAGGTGATCGCCAGGCCGGGTGCCAGCAGCGGCAGCGTGATGCGGCGGAAGCGCTGGACGCCGTTCGCGCCGAGCGTCGCCGCGGCCTTCTCCAAGGAGGGGTCGATGCCCGAGAGATAGGACAACGTCAGCAGGAAGGAGAACGGGAAGCCGGTGATCACCAGGGAGAGCAGCACGCCGGTGTAATTGTGGATCAGCGGGAGCGGCTGGTCGGTGATCCCGAGGACGGTGAGCACCTTGTTCAGCCAGCCCGCCGGCCCGCCGTACATGATCAGGCCCTGCGCGGTGAGCACCGTGCCGAGCGTGATCGGCACGACGAGGATCGTCGTCAGGAGGCGCTTGCCACGGACGCGGCCGCGCATGACGTAGGCGATCGGGATGCTGGCGAGCGCGTTGACGAAGGTCGCCGGGAGCGCGATGCCGAGCGTCGTCCAGATGGTGTTGCGCAGGTAGGGGTCGCCGAAGAACCGCGCGTAGTTCGCGAAGACACCGCCCTTGCGCGGCGCGAACGACAGCTGGAGACCGTAGAGGAAGGGGTACAGGAACAGGCAGGCAGTGACGAGCAGACCGGGCACCAGGAGCAGCAGGGTGCGGTCGATCCCCCGTTCGGCAAGCCGGTGCCGCAAGGCAGGGCGAGCGCCGGCCACGGCGGTCACGACGCAACCTCCCCACCCCTGGCGGCGGCGATCGTCCCGGCGGCGCCAGCCACCACCCAGCCCCGGACAACACCGGCCCTCGGCACACCCACGGCGCAACCCCCGCGACACCCGGCACCTACCACCGCGACCCCGGCGCTCACGGCGCGAACACCAGCACCCGCTCGGCCGGAACACCGATCTTCGCGGTATCACCTGGCGCAAGGCGTTTGTCCGTGCGGAAGTACACCGGCACCCCGGTCCCCAGCCGGGCCGAGACCGACAGCTCGCGGCCGTGGTACTCGACGATCTCGACCGTCACGTCGAGGGCGTTCTCCGTGCCGTCGCCGACCACGAAGTCCTCGGGACGAATGGCCACCTTCGCCGGGCCCTCCGTGAGCGAGCCGCGGCCGGTGAGGCGGACTCCCTCGCCCTCCACCGTGACCGACGAAGCCGTCGTCGAGGTCACCGTCACGTCCAACAGGTTGCGATACCCCATGAAGGAGGCCACATAACTGTTCACCGGGTGGGCGTACACCTCCTCCGGCGTCCCGATCTGCTGGACGGCGCCCTCGCGCAGCACCACCAGGCGGTCGGCCAGTGACAGTGCCTCCTCCTGGTCGTGCGTGACGTACACCGTGGTCAGGCCGAGCGTCTGATGCAGGCGGCGGATCTCCATCCGCATCTCGAGCCGCAGCTTGGCGTCCAAATTGGACAGCGGCTCGTCCATCAGCACGACCGGCGGCTCCAGCACCACCGCGCGGGCGATGGCGACGCGCTGCTGCTGCCCGCCGGACAGCTGCGCGGGGAACTTCGCCGCGTGCTCGGTGAGCTGCACCAGACGGAGCGCTTCGTCGACGCGACGCCGGGCCTCGGCGCGGCCGACCTTGCGCATCTTGAGGCCGAAGCCGACGTTGGCGCGCACGGACATGTGCGGGAACAGGGCGTAGTTCTGGAAGACCATCCCGAACCCGCGTTGCTCCGGCGGCTGCCCGTCGATGCGGGCGTCGTCGAGCCAGATGCTGCCCTCGGTCAGGGGCAGCAGGCCGGCCAGGCAGTTCAACGCCGTCGACTTGCCGCAGCCGGACGGGCCGAGGAGGGCCACGAACTCGCCGCGGGTGATGGCGAGGTCGAGGCCGCGCAGGGCGTTCGCGGTGCCGAAACTCCGGGACACGCCGTCCAGCCGCAGCTGCCCGAACGTCACTTCTTGCCGACCTTCGAGCCGCCGACCAGCTGGTTCCACTTGTCGAACGCCTTGACCTGCTGCTCGGCGGGCAACGACGTCTCCTTGGGGTACTGCGCGATCCACTGGTCGTACTCCGGGCGCCCGAACTGCCGCAGCGTGTCCTGGCTCTTCTGCGGCGCCATCTGCAGGGTGACGTCCTTGACCGCCGGGCCCGGGTAGAAGTACCCGTCGTCGTAGGCGATCGCCTGCTGGTCCGGCTTGAGCATCCACGCGACCAGCTGCAGGATCGCCGACTCCTGGTCGGGCGAGAGGCCCTTGGGCATCAGGGCGTACTGGGCGTCGGTGACCCAGTGCATCGGCTGCATGATCGCGGTCTTGACCGTGTTGGGCACGGTGCCGAGCTTGCGCGGGTTGATGTCCCAGCCGGTGGTCGACATGATCATGTTCACCGAGCCGGACGCGAGGTTCTTCATCGTCTCCGTGGTGCCCGACGGGTAGTACTTCACGTACTTGCCGAGCTCCTGCAGGAACGCCCAGGTCTTGTCCCAGCCCTTGTCCGGGTCCTTCGGGTCCTTGTCGCCCAACAGGTAGGGCAGGCCCATCAGGAACGTCCGGCCCGGGCCGGAGTTCGACGGCTGGGCGTACTGGAACTTCTCCGGGTGCGCCTTCGCCCAGTCGAGCAGTTCCTGCGGCGACGCCGGGGCGGCCGGCACCGCGCCGGGGTTGAACTCCAGGAGCGGGCCCGACGGGTAGTAGACGACCTCGATGCCGTAGCCGTTGGCCAGCTCCTGCATCTTGGCCGCGGGCTCGAGGTAGTTCTGCATCAGGTTCGGGAACCGGCTCGAAAAGTCCGGCAGGACCTTCGCCAGGGTGCCGTTCGCGATGCCGGCCGAAAGACCGTCGGTGCCGCTCAGCACCAGGTGGGTCTGGGCGACGCCGCCGTCCTGCTCGGCCTTCAGCTTGCCCGCCATGCTCGGCGCGGGGGCTGTCGAATAGGTGACCTTCGCGAGCACTTCGGGGTGCGCGGCCTTGAAGTTCTCGATCATCTGCTTGGTGAGCTGCAGGTTGCCCGCGACGTCGAGGATGTTCAGCTCGACCGGTTTGCCCGGCTTGTCCGGCACAGCCTGGGGATCCGCTGCCTGGCCGCCGTCACCGCCGGGCGCGCCGCAGGCCGCCAGACCGGCGGCGAGGCTCACCGCCAGCAACACTCGTCGGAATCGGAAGCCGGTGCAACGCTGCATGGCTGCTCCCTAGGTCCGTGATAATGTTGCATGTCGCATCGTATATCAGATCGGACATGCCAGTGGCGAGCACTTCTTCGGCCCGAAGGCCGCCGCCGCCCGTGTCGCGGACGGATTTCGTGCGTGACGCGATCAAGGAAGCGATCTTGAGCGGGGAGTTCGGGCCGGGCGAAACGCTCGTCGAAGCCGAGGTCGGCGCCCTGCTGGGGGTGTCGAAGACGCCGGTGCGCGAGGCCTTGCGGATCCTGGCCGGTTCCGGTTTGGCCACGATGAGCACGTACAAGGGCGCCGCGGTCCGCGTCATGGACGCCGAGAGCGCGTACGCGGTGTACGACCTGCGCGCGCTGCTGGAACCCGAAGCCGTCCGGCGGGCCGTCGAGCGGGGTGCCGACTTCGAGGCGGCGCGGCAGGTGCTCGCCGGGGTCGAGACCGGCGCCGCGGCCGGCGACCGCGCGAAGGCGAGCCTCGCCAACCGGCTGTTCCACCGCGCGCTCTACGCCGGCTGCGGGAACCCGCTGCTGGTCGAGGTCCTCGACGGCCTGCGCGACCAGGCCGCGCTCATCACCGTCACCGGCTGGGGCATCAGCCCCACCTGGCAGGGCGAGGCGGCCGAACACCGGGCGATCCTGAACGCCGCCGAGAGCGGCAACGCCCGGCAGGCCGAACACCTGCTGCGCAAGCACATCACCGATTTCATCGATCGGGTCGCCTTCGGGCTGCCCGGCGAACGCACCACCGAGACCGGCGATCCGAAGGGGGCCCGATGACGTTCGAGGAGCAGAGGCGGCGGCTTTCCGGGGTGGTGGCCATCCCGGTCACGCCGTTCGACGCCGAGGGCGCCGTCGACGGCCAGACGTACGCGAAGCTGGTGGACCGGCTCATCACCGGCGGCATCGAGGTCGTGACGCCGAACGGGAACACCGGCGAGTTCTACGCGCTCGACGCGGCCGAAGCGCGGCAGTGCCTGGAGGTCACCGTCGAGGCCGCGGCGGGCCGGGCGAGCGTGCTCGCCGGGATCGGGCACGACGTCGCGTCGGCGACCCGGGCCGCCGTGCACGCCCGGGAGGCCGGCGCCGACATGATCATGATCCACCAGCCGGTGCACCCGTACATCTCCGGCGACGGCTGGGTCGACTACCACGCGTCGATCGCCGCCGCGGTGCCGGAGCTCGGTGTCGTGCTCTACGTCCGCAACCCGGCGATCGCGGGCGAGCAGCTGCACGCGCTCGGCGCGGTGGCCCCGAACGTCATCGGCGTGAAGTACGCGGTTCCGGACCCGGTCCGGTTCGGCTCGGTCGCCCGGGACGCGGGCTTCGACCGGTTCGTCTGGATCGCGGGGCTGGCGGAGCTTTCGGCCCCCGGCTACTTCGCGGTCGGCGCGACCGGCTTCACGTCCGGGCTGGTCAACGTCGACCCGGCGATCTCGCTGGAGATGTTCCACGCTCTGTCCACAGGGGACTACCCGGCGGCGATGACGGTCTGGGAGCGGATCCGCCCGTTCGAGGAGCTGCGGGCGGCCAACGGCAACGCCAACAACGTCAGCGTGGTCAAGGACGCGCTCGGCCAGCTGGGCCTGTGCCGCCCGGACGTCCGTCCCCCGAGCCGCCTGCTGACCGGGCCCGAGCGCGAGCAGCTCTTCGGCCTGCTGTCCTCGTGGGGCCTGTCGTAGGTGACTGAAGTTACTCGGACGTAAACAAGGAGTAAGCGGACAAACCAACGCCGTCAGGACGGCGTTCACGGGTGATCTCCGGGCCCGCCGGGCGGAGTGTCCTGGCGGCAGTCCGATCCGCCGTGATGCCCGGAGGCACCCGTGACGCTCAGCGAGCTTCTTCCCAGCCTCGGCTGCGAAGCCGCCGATCACCTCGAGCCAGGAGTCTGGCCGCGAAGCACCCGAGTCGGCGAAGACGGCGAGCTCCTCTTCGCCGGCGCCAAGGTCAGCCACCTCGCCGCCCGCTTCGGGACGCCGTCCTACCTCCTCGACGAACAGCAGGTCCGCGACACCGCGCGCGAGTACCGCGAAGCGCTGCCGGACGTCGAAGTCGCGTACGCGAGCAAGGCGCTCTGTACGCGCGCCGTGCTGCGTTGGGTCTCCGAAGCGGGGTTGTCGCTCGACACCTGCTCCGCCGGCGAGATCGCCGTCGCGCGCTCGGTCGGCTTTCCCGCCGACCGCATGCTGCTGCACGGCAACGCGAAGACGCCCGAGGACCTGAAGGCCGCGCTCGGGTACGGCGTCCGGCGGATCGTCGTCGACTCACTCGACGAAATCCAGCAGCTCGGCGCGCTCGCCCACGGCCCGCAGCAGGTCATGCTCCGGGTGACGCCGGGCGTTGCCGCCGGGGCGCACGCCGCCATCAGCACCGGCGCCGAAGGCCAGAAGTTCGGCTTCTCGCTCCTCGAGGGCGTTCCCGACAACGTCGACGCCGCCGTCGAGGCGATCAAAAACCAACCCGCGTTGCGCCTCCAAGGCCTGCACTGCCACATCGGCTCGCAGGTGTCCCGGGTCGACCGGTACGAGGCCGCCGCGCGGCGGATGGCCCAGGTGCTCGTCCGGATCCGCGACACCCACGGCGTCACGCTGCGGGAACTCGATCTCGGCGGCGGGCACGCGGTGCCGTACGTCGGCGGCGAGCCTGCCTTCGACCTCGGCGGCTACTCGCGACGCCTGCGCGTGGCCCTCGCCTTCGAGTGCGCGGCGCACGGCTTTCCCCTGCCGCGGCTGACGATCGAGCCCGGCCGGGCGCTCGTCGGGCCGGCCGGGATCACGGTCTACCGCGTGTGCGCGATCAAGCGCGGCAGCCGCACGTTCGTCGCGGTCGACGGCGGCATGAGCGACAACGCGCGGCCGTCCCTCTACGGCGCGCGGTACACGACGCGGCTGGTGGGACGGCGGTCCACCGCCACGCGCGTCCCGATGACCGTGGTCGGACGGCACTGCGAGGCCGGTGACGTCCTCGCCGAGGGCATCAGCCTGCCCGCCGACCTGCACGCCGGCGACCTGCTGGCCGTGCCGTGCACCGGCGCGTACCACCACTCGCTCGCCTCGAACTACAACCAGGTCGGCCGCCCGCCGCTGGTCGGCGTGCGTGACGGCGTCGCGACGCTGCTGGTGCGCCGCGAGACCGAGGAGGACCTCAGCCGACGCGATCTGGGGTGATGCGGTCGCCGCCGCGCAGCACGACCCCGCGCGGCAGGCGGCGGCCGGCGAAGAAGTCGCGGCAGGCCCGGTGGACGGCGAACATCAGCGGCACCCCGAGCACGATCGACACCACGCCGATCACCGCGACGCCGCCGATGCCGAACACCGTCGTCTCGCCCGCGTCCGGCCGCGCGTACTCGACCAGCGCGAACCCCAGCACGGCCAGGAAGAACACGCCACCGGTGAACGGCAGCAGCCCCCGCAGCACGAAGTTGCGCACGCTCGCGAAGAGCGTCCGGCGGAACACCCAGACGCAGGCCAGCGCCGTCATCGTGTACTCGATGGCGATGGTCAGCCCGACCGCGTCGACCGAGTCGGCCAGCACGTTGTCGCTGATCAGCGCCAGCAGCACGTACACCGCCAGCGACACCAGGCCGAACGCCCAGGTCGCCACGGTCGGCGTCCGGAACCGCGGGTGCACGCGCCCGAAGACCCGCGGCAGGGCGCCGTGGCTGGCCATCGACAACGTCGTGCGCGCGGCCGGCATGATCGTCGCCTGGCTGGTCGCCGCGCCGCTGGTCAGCACCGAGACGATCAGCAGCACGCCGAGCACCTTGCCGGTGGCGCCGTCACCGAACACCGCGCCGCCCAGGCCGGCCAGGACGTCCTCGGAGTTGGCCTCGTTGGCGAGGCCGATCCCGTCGGCGCCGACCCCGGCGAAGGCCAGCGCGGCGACCGTCACGAGCAGGTAGTTCAGCACCAGCAGCACCGTCGAAAGCACCGCCGCCCGGCCCGGCGCGTGCCGTGGATCGGCGGACTCCTCGTTGACCGACAGCGAGCTTTCCCAGCCCCAGTAGATGAACACGGCCAGCAGCACCGCCGACACCGCGGTACCGGCGGAAACCCCGCCCGGCCACAGCCAGTCCAGGTGCGGCGGCGACGCCTGCGGCCCGGCCGTGCCTTCGAAGACGCGGACCAGCGCGACGACCGAGAACAGCACCAGGACGGCGAGTTCCACGCCGAGCAGGATCCACTGCGTCCGCGCGGACACCTCGATCCCGCGGTGGCAGAGCCAGCACAGCGCGAGCAGCCAGCCGGCGCCGATCGCCGTCGTCAGCCACCGGCTATCCGCCGCGTCGGACGCGCCGAACAGCAGCAGCGTGTACCGGCCGGTGAGCGCGGACTGGCTGCTCATCACGAGCAGCTGCGCGACCGTGACGACCCAGCCGGTGAACCACCCGGCGTGCGGGCCGAACGCCCGGGCGGCCCAGGTGAAGTTGGTGCCGCAGTCGGGTTCCGCGGTGTTCAGCTCGCGGAAGGCGAACGCGACGAACAGCACGGGCACGAACGAGAGCAGCACGAACGCGGCCGCCTTGAAGCCGGTGCCGGCCAGCACGATCAGCCCGAGCGTGGCCGCGATGGAGTACGCCGGCGCGGTCGACGACATCCCGATGACCATCGATGACACCATGCCCAGCGCGCCGCCGCGCAGTCCCTTGGCGGGAACGGCGGGGGCGGCACCGAGCGCCACGGCCTCCGACATGCGTTGGTCCTCCTGGGGGTCACCGGTACGAAAGAGCCGTCGGACGGTACCCGGCGCGGCCCGGCGAGCGCGCCCGGCTGTGCGCGGGCGCACAAAACCGCCTCGGAAAGCCTCGTCGATTTCCCCTCTCGCCACCGATTCCTCGGCTGAGCGCGGCGTGCACGTCGAATCGCGCGAAGCTGGCGCGGAGGTCTCGCTTTCTCGGCAGGTCTCGATACGCTGCGCACTTGACAAATCACATGCCGAAACACAGGGAGGGACGGCATGGGTGACGAAACACGTGCGCGCGCGCTGGACAACACGGACAGATCACTGATCGCTCTGCTGCAGCAGGACGGCCGGGCCTCGTTCACCGCACTGGCCAAGGCGGTCGGCCTTTCGGAGGGTGCGGTCCGCCAGCGCGTCCAGCGGTTGCTGCGCGACGACCTGATGCAGATCGTCGCGGTGACCGACCCCGCCAACGTGGATCTGACGCGCCAGGCCATGGTCGGCATCAACGTCGACGGCGTGGATCCCCGTGAGGTCGCGGACAAGCTGTCCGAGCTGACGAACGTGCACTACGTCGTGCTGTGCGCCGGGCGTTACGACCTGCTGGCCGAACTGGTCTGCCGGGACGACGACCACATGCTCGACGTGCTCGGCGAAGAGATCCGGAAGATCCCGGGCGTGTCCGGGACCGAGCTCTTCGTGTACCTGAAGCTGGCCAAGCAGAACTACTCCTGGGGCCGGCTCACGGCGTAGCGGGTGCGGGGATGACGGGCACGCACCGCCGCCCGCCACCCCCGGACCGCTACAGGAATCGCCGGTGCCCGGACCTCGCGGGCACCCCGGCCTCGACGAGGCCGGTCAGCGCCGCCGGGAGCGGATCCCGGTGCAGCACCCCGAGGCGCTGCGTGGCGCGCGTGAGCGCGACGTAGAGCTCGGCCGCGCCGCGCGGGCCCGCGGCCAGGATCCGCTCCGGCTCGACAACGAGCACGGCGTCGAACTCCAGTCCTTTGGCCGCGGCGGCCGGGATCGTTCCCGGGACACCGAGCGGACCGATCACGACGCTGGTGCCTTCGCGGCCGGCCTCGTCGCGGACGAAGTCCTCGATGGCCTCGGGCAGGTCACCGTCGTCCACTCGTCTGGACCACGGCCGGACCCCGCACGCGCGCACCGATTCGGGCGGCCGCGCGGCCGGCGCGAAGCGGGCCAGCAGCGCGCCCGCGACCGTCATGATCTCCGCCGGGGTCCGGTAGTTCACGGTCAGCTCGCGGTACACCCAGCGGTCGCCGACGTACGGCGCGAACACCGGGCCCCACGCCGTCGCCCCGGCCGCCGAGCGGCGCTGGGCGAGGTCGCCGACGACCGTGAACGACCGGCTCGGGCACCGCCGCATCAGCACCCGCCAGTCCATTTCGGACAGTTCCTGCGCCTCGTCGACGACGACGTGCCCATACGTCCAGTCGCGGTCCGCGGCCGCCCGCTCGGCGAGGTCGCGCGTGTCGTGCTCGGTGAACCGCCCGGCCAGCTCGTCGGCGTGGAGCAGGTCCTCGGCGACCAGCGCGACGTCCTCGTCCAGCTCCTCGGCGTCCAGTTTCATGAGGTCCATGACGCCGGCGGCGTACTCGGCCTCGGCTTCGGCCCGCCGCCGCGCGGCCGCGCGTTCCCCGGCGTCGTCCCGGCCGAGCAGGTCGACCAGCTCGTCGAGCAACGGCACGTCGGACACGGTCCAGGCGGTGCCGTCCGCGCGGAACAACGCCGGATCGGCGCCGGCGGCCTCGAGCCGGCGCGGCGACATGTACAGCGGCGCCAGCAGCGTCTCCGGCGTCAGGTACGGCCACAGCCCGTCGAGCGCGGCGCCGAGCGCTTCGTGCTCCGCGAGCTCGTCGAGGACGTCGGCGCGCAGGTCCGCCCACAACCCGCGGTCCTCCCGCGTCAGCCAGCCTTCGCCGATCTTCGCCACCCCGCGCTCGGCGACGAGCGCCACGACGTGCTCGCGGAAGACCGCGCGGGCTTCGTTGTGCGGCAGCCCGGTCCCGCGCGCTGTGTGCCGGGCTTCGGCCACGAGGTCGGCGTCGAGCGCCACGGTGACGTCACCCAGGTCGATCGGCACCGGCTCGACCGGCACCTGCTGGCGATCGGCGACCGCGGCGGCCAGCACGTCGAGGATCTCCAGCGACCCCTTGAGCCGCGCTACCTCCGGCGCGTCCTCGGCGGTGACGCGCAGGCCGGGGACGAGTCCGCCGGTCGTCGTGAAGACGACGTCCGACTCGCCGAGCGACGGCAGCACGCGGCCGATGTGGTCGAGGAACAGCGGGCTCGGCCCGACGACGAGCACGCCGCTGCGCGACATCCGCTCGCGCCGGGTGTAGAGCAGGTACGCCACCCGGTGCAGGGCGACGGCCGTCTTGCCGGTGCCGGGGCCGCCTTCGACCACCAGCACGCCCGCGTGGCCCAGGCGGATGATCTCGTCCTGCTCGGCCTGGATCGTCGCGACGATGTCCCGCATGCCATCGCCGCGGGGCGCGTTGACGGCCGCGAGCAGGGCCGCGTCCCCGCGCTCGGTGTCGCCCGGACGCCCCAGGACCTCGTCGGTGAAATCGAGGACCCGGCGGCCCACCGTGTGGAATTGGCGACGGCGGCGCATGTTTTCCGGCGTCGCCGCGGTGGCGACGTAGAACGGCCGCGCCGCGGGTGCCCGCCAATCGAGCAGGAAGGGTTCGTAGTCGTTTTCCGCGTCGAAGAGCCCGATACGGCCGATGTAGCTGGTTTCGCCCGAAAGGGCGTCCAGCCGGCCGAAGCAGAGCCCGTTGTCGGCGACGTCCAGCCGGGCCGCCTCCCGCGACCGGAACCGGACGTCGTTGTCCCGTTCCCCCGGCTGCACACCGGTTTGCCCGAGTGCGCCGTGGTACCGGGCCTGCGCCGCCGCGCGCTCGCGGTCGAGCCGCTCGTACAGCGCGGCGACGTAGGCCCGTTCTTCCCGCAATTCCTCGTCGTACCCCTGGTTTGACAAGTTCCCCTCACAGCGGTTAGACTCTTATCAGGTTCGGCGAGTTCTTCTGTGGTTTCGAAGAGCGCGCCGATTTTTTATTGTCCACCCGCTGTCAAGAGCCTCAGCCCAGCATGAATTCACGCGGGTTCAGCGGCCGGTCCACCACCCGCACGTCGCCCAGCAACCCGGCGAAACTGCGGTCCACCTTCCCCTCGTAGGACGACGCGCCGACCAGCCACGGGCCACCCGGATCGGCGAGCCCGACGGCGGGCGTGGCCGGGTTCCGGACCACCGGGCAGCCGTCGACGTACATCGTCGTGCGCCGGCCGTCGTTGACCACGGCGACGTGCCACCACTTCTCCACCGGCAGCTCGTGACCCCAATTCGTCGAGGTCCGGTCCTGGTTCAGGGGGTACACCGCCCACTGCAGCTCGCCACCGTCCGAAAGGGACAGCGTGGCCGCCGATTCCTGCGGGTCGTCGCCGGTCTTGCCCGCGGCGGCGCCGCTGCCCTGCCGGGCGAACAGGCCGCACCAGCCGTGGTGGCCGTCCTTGAAGTCCGCCGGCAGCCAGAAGAACGCCTCGACGGTGTAGCCGCGCTCGAACTTCTGCTTGTTGATCGGCGCCGCGTCGACCGTGCGCAGGTAGGCACCCCGGCTCGGGTCGCGGCCGCCGTCGAACCGCAGGCTCGCCCGCGACGGCTGCCGCGGCGAGAACTCGTTCGAATACTTCAACGCCTCCGGCCCGCTCCCGGGCGCGGTCACGCGCGTGAGGTCGTTGCCGCGGCCGGTCTGGTCGCGCACGACGACGTCGTCCGGCACCACCTTGCCGTCCTGACCGCCCTCGAACCGCCAGTACGCGACGGTTCCCGGGATCAGCAGCTGCTTCGCGGGCCGTCCGGACGGGACCGGCACCGGCGCGAAGCCCTGGAAGCGCTCGGCGAAGTCGATCTCCAGGCTGAAGTAGTCGGCCGCACCACTGCGCTCGACCTCCACCTGCTGCAGCTCACTCAGGTGGTCCTGCGCGGCGAGCCACGGCGAGAGCGTCCGGACGTCGATCACGCCGCGCGCGAGGTCGAACTGGTAGAGCCGGATCATCGCGCTGCCGCCGTAGTAGCGGTCCTGGTAGTTGGCGATGTGGACGTGCACGTCGTGCCCGGCGGCGTTCTTCCGGACGGTGCGCCCGGTCGGCCAGTAGTGGCCGTTGAGCGTGAGGAAGATCTGGTCGTTGCCCTGCACCAGCTCCTGCCAGACGTGCTCGCCGAACGTCGAGAACTGGGCCTGGGCGTGGTCGTCGGCCCAGGCGAGTTCGTGGATGGTCAGGATCGCCGGCAACGTCGGGTGCTGCGCGAGGACCTGCTTCGCCCAGTTCAGGCCGCCCGCCGACGGCCGCCAGTCGAGGGCGAGCAGCAGCCACTCGCGGCCGCCGCCGCGGAAGATGTGGAAGGTGTTGTAGCCGTCCTTGGACGCGCCCTTGAAGGTCGGCGAGTTGCGCTGCCGCTGGGGGCCGAACGCGTCGA belongs to Amycolatopsis tolypomycina and includes:
- a CDS encoding LamG-like jellyroll fold domain-containing protein, with the translated sequence MTDTSRRTFLLGAPAVAAAATLPNVLGAPAAGATGRHRPDTEDPRFTLVVMPDTQYLFDEDRGDAAPLDASLRYVLEARDDNVVFLAHLGDLTQNGRADEFARVSRSFQALDRCRFPYSTLAGNHDIDGSKDDQRGPSPYLDAFGPQRQRNSPTFKGASKDGYNTFHIFRGGGREWLLLALDWRPSAGGLNWAKQVLAQHPTLPAILTIHELAWADDHAQAQFSTFGEHVWQELVQGNDQIFLTLNGHYWPTGRTVRKNAAGHDVHVHIANYQDRYYGGSAMIRLYQFDLARGVIDVRTLSPWLAAQDHLSELQQVEVERSGAADYFSLEIDFAERFQGFAPVPVPSGRPAKQLLIPGTVAYWRFEGGQDGKVVPDDVVVRDQTGRGNDLTRVTAPGSGPEALKYSNEFSPRQPSRASLRFDGGRDPSRGAYLRTVDAAPINKQKFERGYTVEAFFWLPADFKDGHHGWCGLFARQGSGAAAGKTGDDPQESAATLSLSDGGELQWAVYPLNQDRTSTNWGHELPVEKWWHVAVVNDGRRTTMYVDGCPVVRNPATPAVGLADPGGPWLVGASSYEGKVDRSFAGLLGDVRVVDRPLNPREFMLG